A region of the Flintibacter sp. KGMB00164 genome:
TGTGGGCAAAGTCCCGCTCAGTGATGTATTCGCTGCGGTGGATCTTCAGCCGCATCCCAAACATCTGCGGAGACAGCTGGTGGGCCAGGTAGTATTCATCTTCTGCAGTCGTGCCGTCAAACAGCGCAGGGCTCATCCATTTTTCCAGGACCAACCAGTTCCCTAAATTAACTCCGTTGATCTTTTTCATCATATTTTTCCCCCTTTTGGAGTGTTATCTTGGCTTAAAGTATAATTATGAACACTTTTGTGGTATATCAAAAAAGTAAGAAGCATATCAAGAACAACAGGCGAGGAGTCATTTTCGATGAAATAGATAATTGTACACGTTGTTTTTTGTGCTTAATGACGGTTACTATTGGAAAGGACCTATACATAAGATGCCAAAGGTCTTGCTCGAATCTCCCCTGCCAAAATACCGGGATCAGCCCCGAAACGAGCCGCATGGAATGTGACATAAACTCAGGCGATTCCCCAGTTGGTAACCCCGCAAGCATAGTGGAAGTTCTGTTCTGAAGGCATGTGCATTTTTTAACCAAGTTCACATCGACTTTTTCCTGTGAGTACGGTATACTTTCAATGAATGATTCGCCATAGGAAAAGCCTTTGGAAAGGAATGAGTCGTCATGGTGATTGAACCTATGAAATGCGGAACAGAAGAATTTGAGGTCCACCTGCCCGAGGAGCTGATTGCAGCAGAGCTGGAACCCAATCGGGTGGAACTTCCCCAGCGGACACCGGCAGAGCACATCCGCTGGGCTCTGGACCATCCGGTGGACTCTGCACCGCTGAAGGAGCTGGTAAAGGCCGGGGATAAGGTGTGCATTGTCATCTCCGATGTCACCCGCCGCTGGCAGTCTCCGGAAACCTATATCCCGGTGCTGATCGCGGAACTGGAATCCGCCGGCATCCGGGATGAGGACATGCTGATCATCTCCGCCACCGGGACACACCGCCGCCAGACCCCGGAAGAGCACATGGGCCTGGTGACAAAGGAGGTCTACGAGCGCATTGAGCTGGTGGATCATGTGTGTACCGATGAGGAAAACCTCTCTTATGTGGGCACCACCTCCCGGGGAACTCCGGTGTGGCTGGATAAGCGGGCTCTGGCTTGCGACAAAATCATCCTCACCGGAGGCGTGGTATACCACTTCATGGCGGGCTTCGGCGGCGGCCGCAAGAGCATTCTCCCAGGCATTGCCGGCCGGGAGACCATTATGAAAAACCATAATCTAGCTCTGAATCCCGGTCTTGGAAACGGCTCCAATCCCCAGGTCCGCAGCGCCAATATGAATGCGACTAACCCGGTCCATGCCGATATGATGGAAGCGTGCTCCATGGTCAGCCCCACTTTCCTGGTGAACGTGGTGGTCAACGATGACCAGCAGGTCATCGCCGCCTTTGCCGGCAACTGGATCACCGCCCACCGGGCGGCATGCGACCTGGTCGACCGGATGTACGGTGTACCGGCTAAGGAAAAGACACCTCTGGTAATTGCCAGTGCCGGCGGCTTTCCGAAAGATCTGAACTTTTATCAGACCATCAAAACCCTCTCCAATGCTCTGGAGGTGGTAGATGAGGGAGGCACTATTATTTTGGTGACCCGGTCCCAGGAGGGCTTCGGCAATGGGGATACCCAGCGCCAGATTGC
Encoded here:
- the larA gene encoding nickel-dependent lactate racemase codes for the protein MVIEPMKCGTEEFEVHLPEELIAAELEPNRVELPQRTPAEHIRWALDHPVDSAPLKELVKAGDKVCIVISDVTRRWQSPETYIPVLIAELESAGIRDEDMLIISATGTHRRQTPEEHMGLVTKEVYERIELVDHVCTDEENLSYVGTTSRGTPVWLDKRALACDKIILTGGVVYHFMAGFGGGRKSILPGIAGRETIMKNHNLALNPGLGNGSNPQVRSANMNATNPVHADMMEACSMVSPTFLVNVVVNDDQQVIAAFAGNWITAHRAACDLVDRMYGVPAKEKTPLVIASAGGFPKDLNFYQTIKTLSNALEVVDEGGTIILVTRSQEGFGNGDTQRQIAGFATMVEREKDLRENFSIGAFIGYLFAESAEKYHMIVVTGMDQADFGTSNIHVVKTLDQALALSREFNGGKDLRATLMPHGANTLPKFA